One window of the Anas acuta chromosome 12, bAnaAcu1.1, whole genome shotgun sequence genome contains the following:
- the DPP8 gene encoding dipeptidyl peptidase 8 isoform X1, which yields MAAAMETEQPGLEIFETAGREEQEQREEQPKLEPYYVERHSWSQLRKLLTDTRKYHGYMMAKAPHDFTFVKKNDPEGPHSDRIYYLAMSGENRENTLFYSEIPKTINKAAVLLLSWKPLLDLFPAILDYGMYSREEELLRERKRIGTVGIASYDYHRESGTFLFQAGSGIYHVKDGGPHGFTQQPLRPILVETSCPNIRMDPKLCPADPNWIAFIHSNDIWISNIETREERRLTFVHNELANVEEDPKSAGVATFVLQEEFDRYTGYWWSPKAQPTLNGGKVLRILYEENDESEVEIIHVTSPMLETRRTDSFRYPKTGTANPKVTFKISEVTINAEGRIADVVDKELVQPFEILFEGVEYIARAGWTPEGKYVWSILLDRSQTRLQIVLIPPALFIPVEDDAMERQKLIDTVPDSVTPFIIYEETTDIWINIHDIFYVFPQTHEDEIEFIFASECKTGFRHLYKVTSVLKESKYKRSSGGLPAPSDFKCPIKEEIAITSGEWEVLGRHGSNIYVDEAKKLVYFQGTKDSPLEHHLYVVNYENPGEVKRLTERGYSHACCVSQDCDMFISKYSNQKNPHCVSLYRLTGPEDDAAHRTKEFWATILDSAGPLPDYIPPEVFSFESSTGFTLYGMMYKPHNLQPGKKYPTVLFIYGGPQVQLVNNRFKGIKYFRLNTLASLGYVVVVIDNRGSCHRGLKFEGAFKYKMGQIEIDDQVEGLQYLASQYDFIDLDRVGIHGWSYGGYLSLMALMQRSDIFRVAVAGAPVTLWIFYDTGYTERYMGHPDHNEQGYYLGSVAMQAEKFPSEPNRLLLLHGFLDENVHFAHTSILLSFLVRAGKPYDLQIYPQERHSIRVPESGEHYELHLLYYLQENLGSHIAALKAM from the exons ATGGCAGCAGCCATGGAAACTGAACAGCCGGGCCTTGAAATCTTTGAAACTGCGGGCcgtgaggagcaggagcagagagaggaacAGCCAAAACTGGAACCTTACTATGTAGAGAGACATTCCTGGAGCCAGCTCAGGAAACTGCTCACGGATACACGGAAGTATCATGGGTATATGATGGCAAAAGCCCCGCACGACTTCACGTTTGTTAAGAAAAATGATCCTGAAGGACCTCATTCTGATAGGATCTACTATCTGG CCATGTCTGGGGAGAACAGGGAGAACACGCTCTTCTACTCTGAAATTCCCAAAACCATAAACAAAGCTGCCGTCCTGTTGCTTTCCTGGAAGCCTCTCCTGGATCTTTTTCCG GCCATCCTGGACTATGGGATGTACTCTCGTGAGGAGGAGTTGCTTCGGGAGAGGAAGCGAATTGGCACCGTCGGGATTGCCTCCTATGATTACCACCGAGAAAGCGGCACCTTTCTGTTTCAGGCTGGGAGTGGAATTTATCATGTAAAGGACGGAGGTCCTCATGGATTCACT CAACAGCCTTTAAGACCCATTCTGGTAGAGACCAGTTGTCCGAATATCCGGATGGATCCCAAGCTTTGTCCAGCTGATCCAAATTGGATTGCCTTTATCCACAGCAATGACATCTGGATATCTAATATAGAAACCAGAGAAGAGAGGAGGCTAACGTTTGTGCACAATG AACTGGCCAATGTTGAGGAGGATCCAAAATCTGCTGGCGTGGCTACttttgtgctgcaggaggagttTGACAGATACACTGGCTACTGGTGGAGCCCAAAGGCACAGCCAA CACTGAATGGGGGTAAAGTTCTTCGAATTCTTTATGAAGAGAACGATGAATCAGAGGTGGAAATTATTCACGTCACATCACCAATGTTGGAGACAAGAAGAACAGATTCCTTCCGGTACCCCAAAACTG GTACAGCAAATCCAAAGGTCACTTTCAAGATATCTGAAGTGACAATCAATGCAGAAGGAAGA ATTGCAGATGTTGTGGATAAAGAGCTAGTTCAGCCCTTCGAGATCCTCTTTGAAGGAGTAGAGTACATTGCTAGAGCTGGGTGGACGCCAGAAGGAAAATA TGTCTGGTCCATCTTACTGGATCGCTCCCAAACTCGACTTCAGATAGTCTTGATCCCTCCTGCATTATTCATCCCAGTAGAAGATGATGCAATGGAGAGACAGAAACTCATCGATACCGTACCAGATTCTGTTACGCCTTTCATAATTTATGAAGAAACAACAGACATCTGGATAAAT ATCCATGATATCTTCTATGTTTTCCCTCAAACCCATGAAGATGAGATAGAGTTCATTTTTGCTTCTGAATGTAAAACAGGATTCCGGCACCTATACAAAGTCACCTCGGTTTTGAAAGAGAGCAAGTATAAGCGGTCATCTGGAGGTCTCCCTGCTCCAA GTGACTTCAAGTGCCCCATCAAAGAGGAGATAGCCATTACCAGTGGGGAATGGGAAGTGCTTGGGAGACATGGGTCAAAT atCTATGTAGACGAAGCCAAAAAACTGGTGTATTTTCAAGGCACAAAAGACTCGCCCTTGGAGCATCACTTGTACGTCGTTAACTATGAGAATCCTGGAGAAGTGAAGCGGCTGACAGAGCGTGGTTACTCTCATGCCTGCTGTGTCAGCCAG GATTGTGACATGTTCATCAGCAAGTACAGCAACCAGAAGAACCCACACTGTGTGTCACTTTACCGGCTGACAGGACCTGAAGATGATGCAGCTCACAGGACAAAGGAGTTCTGGGCTACCATTTTAGATTCAGCAG GCCCTCTACCTGATTACATTCCCCCAGAAGTGTTCTCCTTTGAGAGCTCCACGGGGTTTACACTCTACGGGATGATGTACAAACCTCACAATCTGCAGCCTGGAAAGAAGTACCCCACTGTGCTTTTCATCTACGGAGGGCCTCAG GTACAGCTAGTGAACAACCGGTTTAAAGGAATCAAATATTTCCGTTTGAACACCTTGGCCTCTTTAGGCTAcgttgttgttgtcattgatAACCGGGGATCCTGCCACCGAGGACTGAAGTTTGAAGGAGcctttaaatacaaaatg ggACAAATTGAAATCGATGACCAAGTGGAAGGGCTGCAGTACTTAGCATCCCAGTATGACTTTATTGATTTGGACCGTGTTGGCATTCACGGCTGGTCCTACGGAGGCTACCTCTCTCTTATGGCTTTAATGCAGAGGTCAGATATCTTCAGG GTTGCTGTTGCCGGAGCACCCGTCACGCTGTGGATTTTCTATGACACTGGTTACACAGAGCGCTACATGGGCCACCCGGATCACAACGAGCAGGGATATTACCTAGGTTCGGTGGCCATGCAAGCTGAGAAGTTTCCTTCTGA ACCAAACCGTTTGCTGCTGCTACATGGGTTCTTGGATGAGAATGTTCACTTTGCACACACTAGTATTTTGCTCAGCTTTTTAGTGAGAGCTGGGAAACCGTATGACTTACAG atCTACCCTCAGGAGAGACACAGTATAAGGGTACCCGAGTCGGGAGAGCACTATGAACTCCACCTACTGTATTACCTGCAGGAGAATCTGGGCTCCCACATTGCTGCCCTGAAGGCGATGTAA
- the DPP8 gene encoding dipeptidyl peptidase 8 isoform X2, translating to MAAAMETEQPGLEIFETAGREEQEQREEQPKLEPYYVERHSWSQLRKLLTDTRKYHGYMMAKAPHDFTFVKKNDPEGPHSDRIYYLAMSGENRENTLFYSEIPKTINKAAVLLLSWKPLLDLFPAILDYGMYSREEELLRERKRIGTVGIASYDYHRESGTFLFQAGSGIYHVKDGGPHGFTQQPLRPILVETSCPNIRMDPKLCPADPNWIAFIHSNDIWISNIETREERRLTFVHNELANVEEDPKSAGVATFVLQEEFDRYTGYWWSPKAQPTLNGGKVLRILYEENDESEVEIIHVTSPMLETRRTDSFRYPKTGTANPKVTFKISEVTINAEGRIADVVDKELVQPFEILFEGVEYIARAGWTPEGKYVWSILLDRSQTRLQIVLIPPALFIPVEDDAMERQKLIDTVPDSVTPFIIYEETTDIWINIHDIFYVFPQTHEDEIEFIFASECKTGFRHLYKVTSVLKESKYKRSSGGLPAPSDFKCPIKEEIAITSGEWEVLGRHGSNIYVDEAKKLVYFQGTKDSPLEHHLYVVNYENPGEVKRLTERGYSHACCVSQDCDMFISKYSNQKNPHCVSLYRLTGPEDDAAHRTKEFWATILDSAGPLPDYIPPEVFSFESSTGFTLYGMMYKPHNLQPGKKYPTVLFIYGGPQVQLVNNRFKGIKYFRLNTLASLGYVVVVIDNRGSCHRGLKFEGAFKYKMGQIEIDDQVEGLQYLASQYDFIDLDRVGIHGWSYGGYLSLMALMQRLLLPEHPSRCGFSMTLVTQSATWATRITTSRDIT from the exons ATGGCAGCAGCCATGGAAACTGAACAGCCGGGCCTTGAAATCTTTGAAACTGCGGGCcgtgaggagcaggagcagagagaggaacAGCCAAAACTGGAACCTTACTATGTAGAGAGACATTCCTGGAGCCAGCTCAGGAAACTGCTCACGGATACACGGAAGTATCATGGGTATATGATGGCAAAAGCCCCGCACGACTTCACGTTTGTTAAGAAAAATGATCCTGAAGGACCTCATTCTGATAGGATCTACTATCTGG CCATGTCTGGGGAGAACAGGGAGAACACGCTCTTCTACTCTGAAATTCCCAAAACCATAAACAAAGCTGCCGTCCTGTTGCTTTCCTGGAAGCCTCTCCTGGATCTTTTTCCG GCCATCCTGGACTATGGGATGTACTCTCGTGAGGAGGAGTTGCTTCGGGAGAGGAAGCGAATTGGCACCGTCGGGATTGCCTCCTATGATTACCACCGAGAAAGCGGCACCTTTCTGTTTCAGGCTGGGAGTGGAATTTATCATGTAAAGGACGGAGGTCCTCATGGATTCACT CAACAGCCTTTAAGACCCATTCTGGTAGAGACCAGTTGTCCGAATATCCGGATGGATCCCAAGCTTTGTCCAGCTGATCCAAATTGGATTGCCTTTATCCACAGCAATGACATCTGGATATCTAATATAGAAACCAGAGAAGAGAGGAGGCTAACGTTTGTGCACAATG AACTGGCCAATGTTGAGGAGGATCCAAAATCTGCTGGCGTGGCTACttttgtgctgcaggaggagttTGACAGATACACTGGCTACTGGTGGAGCCCAAAGGCACAGCCAA CACTGAATGGGGGTAAAGTTCTTCGAATTCTTTATGAAGAGAACGATGAATCAGAGGTGGAAATTATTCACGTCACATCACCAATGTTGGAGACAAGAAGAACAGATTCCTTCCGGTACCCCAAAACTG GTACAGCAAATCCAAAGGTCACTTTCAAGATATCTGAAGTGACAATCAATGCAGAAGGAAGA ATTGCAGATGTTGTGGATAAAGAGCTAGTTCAGCCCTTCGAGATCCTCTTTGAAGGAGTAGAGTACATTGCTAGAGCTGGGTGGACGCCAGAAGGAAAATA TGTCTGGTCCATCTTACTGGATCGCTCCCAAACTCGACTTCAGATAGTCTTGATCCCTCCTGCATTATTCATCCCAGTAGAAGATGATGCAATGGAGAGACAGAAACTCATCGATACCGTACCAGATTCTGTTACGCCTTTCATAATTTATGAAGAAACAACAGACATCTGGATAAAT ATCCATGATATCTTCTATGTTTTCCCTCAAACCCATGAAGATGAGATAGAGTTCATTTTTGCTTCTGAATGTAAAACAGGATTCCGGCACCTATACAAAGTCACCTCGGTTTTGAAAGAGAGCAAGTATAAGCGGTCATCTGGAGGTCTCCCTGCTCCAA GTGACTTCAAGTGCCCCATCAAAGAGGAGATAGCCATTACCAGTGGGGAATGGGAAGTGCTTGGGAGACATGGGTCAAAT atCTATGTAGACGAAGCCAAAAAACTGGTGTATTTTCAAGGCACAAAAGACTCGCCCTTGGAGCATCACTTGTACGTCGTTAACTATGAGAATCCTGGAGAAGTGAAGCGGCTGACAGAGCGTGGTTACTCTCATGCCTGCTGTGTCAGCCAG GATTGTGACATGTTCATCAGCAAGTACAGCAACCAGAAGAACCCACACTGTGTGTCACTTTACCGGCTGACAGGACCTGAAGATGATGCAGCTCACAGGACAAAGGAGTTCTGGGCTACCATTTTAGATTCAGCAG GCCCTCTACCTGATTACATTCCCCCAGAAGTGTTCTCCTTTGAGAGCTCCACGGGGTTTACACTCTACGGGATGATGTACAAACCTCACAATCTGCAGCCTGGAAAGAAGTACCCCACTGTGCTTTTCATCTACGGAGGGCCTCAG GTACAGCTAGTGAACAACCGGTTTAAAGGAATCAAATATTTCCGTTTGAACACCTTGGCCTCTTTAGGCTAcgttgttgttgtcattgatAACCGGGGATCCTGCCACCGAGGACTGAAGTTTGAAGGAGcctttaaatacaaaatg ggACAAATTGAAATCGATGACCAAGTGGAAGGGCTGCAGTACTTAGCATCCCAGTATGACTTTATTGATTTGGACCGTGTTGGCATTCACGGCTGGTCCTACGGAGGCTACCTCTCTCTTATGGCTTTAATGCAGAG GTTGCTGTTGCCGGAGCACCCGTCACGCTGTGGATTTTCTATGACACTGGTTACACAGAGCGCTACATGGGCCACCCGGATCACAACGAGCAGGGATATTACCTAG
- the DPP8 gene encoding dipeptidyl peptidase 8 isoform X3, whose amino-acid sequence MAAAMETEQPGLEIFETAGREEQEQREEQPKLEPYYVERHSWSQLRKLLTDTRKYHGYMMAKAPHDFTFVKKNDPEGPHSDRIYYLAMSGENRENTLFYSEIPKTINKAAVLLLSWKPLLDLFPAILDYGMYSREEELLRERKRIGTVGIASYDYHRESGTFLFQAGSGIYHVKDGGPHGFTQQPLRPILVETSCPNIRMDPKLCPADPNWIAFIHSNDIWISNIETREERRLTFVHNELANVEEDPKSAGVATFVLQEEFDRYTGYWWSPKAQPTLNGGKVLRILYEENDESEVEIIHVTSPMLETRRTDSFRYPKTGTANPKVTFKISEVTINAEGRIADVVDKELVQPFEILFEGVEYIARAGWTPEGK is encoded by the exons ATGGCAGCAGCCATGGAAACTGAACAGCCGGGCCTTGAAATCTTTGAAACTGCGGGCcgtgaggagcaggagcagagagaggaacAGCCAAAACTGGAACCTTACTATGTAGAGAGACATTCCTGGAGCCAGCTCAGGAAACTGCTCACGGATACACGGAAGTATCATGGGTATATGATGGCAAAAGCCCCGCACGACTTCACGTTTGTTAAGAAAAATGATCCTGAAGGACCTCATTCTGATAGGATCTACTATCTGG CCATGTCTGGGGAGAACAGGGAGAACACGCTCTTCTACTCTGAAATTCCCAAAACCATAAACAAAGCTGCCGTCCTGTTGCTTTCCTGGAAGCCTCTCCTGGATCTTTTTCCG GCCATCCTGGACTATGGGATGTACTCTCGTGAGGAGGAGTTGCTTCGGGAGAGGAAGCGAATTGGCACCGTCGGGATTGCCTCCTATGATTACCACCGAGAAAGCGGCACCTTTCTGTTTCAGGCTGGGAGTGGAATTTATCATGTAAAGGACGGAGGTCCTCATGGATTCACT CAACAGCCTTTAAGACCCATTCTGGTAGAGACCAGTTGTCCGAATATCCGGATGGATCCCAAGCTTTGTCCAGCTGATCCAAATTGGATTGCCTTTATCCACAGCAATGACATCTGGATATCTAATATAGAAACCAGAGAAGAGAGGAGGCTAACGTTTGTGCACAATG AACTGGCCAATGTTGAGGAGGATCCAAAATCTGCTGGCGTGGCTACttttgtgctgcaggaggagttTGACAGATACACTGGCTACTGGTGGAGCCCAAAGGCACAGCCAA CACTGAATGGGGGTAAAGTTCTTCGAATTCTTTATGAAGAGAACGATGAATCAGAGGTGGAAATTATTCACGTCACATCACCAATGTTGGAGACAAGAAGAACAGATTCCTTCCGGTACCCCAAAACTG GTACAGCAAATCCAAAGGTCACTTTCAAGATATCTGAAGTGACAATCAATGCAGAAGGAAGA ATTGCAGATGTTGTGGATAAAGAGCTAGTTCAGCCCTTCGAGATCCTCTTTGAAGGAGTAGAGTACATTGCTAGAGCTGGGTGGACGCCAGAAGGAAAATAG